The sequence TTCTGGCCTGTGAGCCAGTATGTCCGCGGAAAAGGGCAGCCGTCATTTGACAAGCAGTTCATTCGCGATTATCTTGCCGGACTTGACTGGGATAAGAACCCGCCGGCGCCGCCGTTGCCGGAAGAAATCATTTTGAAATCGGCGGAAAAATATCGCGAGGCGGAGAGACTTTTGATTGGAAGGTAAGGATGGCAGATTTAATAAAAATAAGGCGGGCGCTGATTTCGGTTTCGGACAAAACCGGTCTGGCGGAATTCGCCCGGGCATTAGCCAAGTTCAATATCGAAATAATTTCCACCGGCGGCACTCTGGCGGCGCTGAAAAAAGCCGGTTTTCAGGCCGTCTCTGTTTCCACCTTCACCGGCGCTCCGGAAATACTGGGCGGTCGCGTCAAGACGCTTCACCCCAAAATTCATGCCGGCATCCTCTTTCGCCGCGACAATCCTGATGACTGCGCCGAATTGACTCATCAGGAATACAAAGCAATCGATATGGTGGTGGTTAATCTTTACCCTTTTGAGAAAACGGTCAGCAATCCCAAATCGACGGAAGCGGAAATAATCGAGAATATCGATATCGGCGGACCCTCCATGGTCAGAGCCTCGGCAAAGAATTTCGCCGGCGTTACAATACTCACCGACCCCGCTGATTATCCTCTGATAATTCAGGAGATGGAAAACAGTGACGGCGCTATCAGCCTGAACACTCGTCGGCGCCTGGCGGCAAAAGCTTTTGACCTTACCTATCGCTATGACCGTCTGATTGCCCGTTATTTTAGCGGACCCTCCAAGGTCGAAGATACCGGATTCCCCTCCAATCTGGAGTTATCCTACGCTTTGAAATCGAAACTCCGTTACGGGGAGAATCCCCATCAATTGGGCGCCTTCTATATTGATGAGCAGTTCAATGGAGCGTCGCTCAGCCGCGCCGAAATCCTCGCCGGTAAGGAGCTTTCATATAACAACATTGCCGATATGGATTCCTGCCTGGAGATGGTCCTTGATTTCAAAGAGCCGTTCGCCTGCATTGTCAAACATGCCAACCCCTGCGGAGCAGCCACCGGAAAGTCATTGTCAGACGCTTACCGTGACGCCCTCGCCTCTGACCCCCTTTCAGCCTTTGGCTCAATCATCGGCTTAAACCGAAAAGTCGATATGGCTACGGCGCAGTTGCTATACGACACCGAATTCATCGAGTGCATCCTGGCGCCAGGATATGACACCGAGGCGCTGGAACTGCTCAAAAAGAAGAAAACTCGTCGCCTGTTGTCACTACCCGAAATGACTGCAGGACGGCCCTCCGGCGAAAAAACGGCGAAATTCGTCCGTGGTGGAATGCTCTATCAGACCGCCGATGACCATCAATTAGACCCGGCCACCCTTCAGGTCGCCAGCAAGCGAAAACCGACCGAGGCCGAGTTGACATCACTTCTATTTGCCTGGAAAGTGGTCAAACATACTAAGTCGAATGCCATCGTAATCGCACGCAATGCCGCTACCGTGGGAATCGGAATGGGGCAGACGTCTCGAGTCGATGCCTCGGCTTTGGCGGTGAAACGGGCTGGCGACAGAGCCAAAGGCGCTGTGCTGGCATCAGACGCCTTTTTCCCGATGCCGGATGGCGCTGAAGTTGCCCTGGAGGCAGGAGTTACTGCTATAATCCAGCCGGGCGGCTCTAAAGGCGACCCCAAAGTGATTGAAGCTGTGGATAAAGCCGGTGCGGCGATGGTTTTCACGGGCGTAAGACATTTCCGGCATTGAAATTAAAAAATAGTAAGTTTATTCGCTTGCCAGAAATCTGATTTACCCCTAAATTGTTTCCAGACAACTTTTGGCGGTGAAAGGGAACTGAAGTGGGTGACAGGGTACTTGAAATTGTGGTTCTCTTGATGACTCATATAAAGGAGTCGCGTGGACTCCTTGAAAACTTGGAGGATATCTCCGATAGCCTTAGAAGCCAAGGATTTACAGACAACGAGATTACCACCGCTTACTCCTGGGTACTTGACCAGTTGCAGACCGATTCCCAACTCCTGCACACCATTTCCCAGCCCACCAGTTCTTTCCGCGTATTCTCCGAAAAGGAGCGGCAACATTTCGATAAAGAAGCCCTCGGCTACATCATGCAGTTGCGACATCTGGGGCTTTTGAACTTATCCCAACTGGAAACCGTCCTGGAGCGGGGCGCTCTGGTCGGTCCTGCGCCTATCAATGTTGACCATATAAAAATCCTTGTGGGGACCGTGCTCTTCCGCGATTCCGGAAGGCCGGAAATAGTCCGTCAACCGTCATATATCTTCAATGATGACGAGGGCTCTATCAACTGATCGATAAATCGGTTTTATTCTGATTTTTGATGTCATTAAAAAACAAGAAAATTATTGTCGGGATTACCGGCGGTATTGCGGCATATAAGACCCCCAATCTGATCCGTCTGCTTAAAAAAGATGAGGCCGAAGTCCGCTCCATCATGACCGCCTCGGCAACCAAATTCATCACGGCGCTGACCATTGAAACTGTTTCGCAGAATCCGGTATCGGTGGAGATGTTTCCGGAAGACCGCTTTGCCGGCACCCATCATATCGATATGGCGGACTGGCCCGACCTCTTTGTGATTGCGCCGGCGACCGCTAATTTCATTGCCAAGGTGGCATCGGGCATCTGTGATGACCTCCTCACCACGGTGATTTGCGCCACCCGCAAACCGATTCTAATTGCCCCGGCTATGAACACCAATATGTACCTGAACCCGATAACCCAGAAGAATATCAAATTTCTCAAGGAACTGGGATACCAATTTATCGACCCCAACGAGGGAGAGCTTGCCTGCAATGTGGTCGGATGGGGCAGAATGGCGGAGCCGGAGGAAATTCACTCCTATATTCTCCGACAATTCCAAAAAAAAAAGTCTCTGACTGACAGGAAAGTGCTGGTGACAGCCGGTCCCTGCCGCGAGGCGCTTGACCCGGTTCGTTATATTTCCAATCGCTCTTCCGGTAAGATGGGATATGCTCTGGCAGCGGCGGCAAAAGAGGCCGGCGCCGATGTAACCCTGATTTCCGGTCCATCATCATTGAGCGCCCCCTGGGGAATCGAGACAATTAAGGTGGAATCTACCGAAGAGATGTTTCGCGCTGTCGAGAGACGATTTCCACAATCCGACTTCCTGATTATGGCGGCGGCCCCGGCCGACTT is a genomic window of Candidatus Zixiibacteriota bacterium containing:
- the purH gene encoding bifunctional phosphoribosylaminoimidazolecarboxamide formyltransferase/IMP cyclohydrolase, with the protein product MADLIKIRRALISVSDKTGLAEFARALAKFNIEIISTGGTLAALKKAGFQAVSVSTFTGAPEILGGRVKTLHPKIHAGILFRRDNPDDCAELTHQEYKAIDMVVVNLYPFEKTVSNPKSTEAEIIENIDIGGPSMVRASAKNFAGVTILTDPADYPLIIQEMENSDGAISLNTRRRLAAKAFDLTYRYDRLIARYFSGPSKVEDTGFPSNLELSYALKSKLRYGENPHQLGAFYIDEQFNGASLSRAEILAGKELSYNNIADMDSCLEMVLDFKEPFACIVKHANPCGAATGKSLSDAYRDALASDPLSAFGSIIGLNRKVDMATAQLLYDTEFIECILAPGYDTEALELLKKKKTRRLLSLPEMTAGRPSGEKTAKFVRGGMLYQTADDHQLDPATLQVASKRKPTEAELTSLLFAWKVVKHTKSNAIVIARNAATVGIGMGQTSRVDASALAVKRAGDRAKGAVLASDAFFPMPDGAEVALEAGVTAIIQPGGSKGDPKVIEAVDKAGAAMVFTGVRHFRH
- a CDS encoding DUF494 family protein produces the protein MGDRVLEIVVLLMTHIKESRGLLENLEDISDSLRSQGFTDNEITTAYSWVLDQLQTDSQLLHTISQPTSSFRVFSEKERQHFDKEALGYIMQLRHLGLLNLSQLETVLERGALVGPAPINVDHIKILVGTVLFRDSGRPEIVRQPSYIFNDDEGSIN
- the coaBC gene encoding bifunctional phosphopantothenoylcysteine decarboxylase/phosphopantothenate--cysteine ligase CoaBC, whose protein sequence is MSLKNKKIIVGITGGIAAYKTPNLIRLLKKDEAEVRSIMTASATKFITALTIETVSQNPVSVEMFPEDRFAGTHHIDMADWPDLFVIAPATANFIAKVASGICDDLLTTVICATRKPILIAPAMNTNMYLNPITQKNIKFLKELGYQFIDPNEGELACNVVGWGRMAEPEEIHSYILRQFQKKKSLTDRKVLVTAGPCREALDPVRYISNRSSGKMGYALAAAAKEAGADVTLISGPSSLSAPWGIETIKVESTEEMFRAVERRFPQSDFLIMAAAPADFTPEKVEKKKIKKSDSMVLSLKPTVDILSSLRRQRKNQKVIGFALETDRGPENALAKLKAKALDMIVLNMMEKQTPFDNDQNQVTIIYKNGKSEKTALMPKSELAEILIEKIAALK